In the genome of Blastopirellula retiformator, the window ATTTCGCACGCCCCCGGCAAGTGTGGGCTAGGTTTCATTGGTACTCACCATCCAGTCCCAATCCCACCTTCATTGAGAGCGAGCGCCCATGTGCGACCATCAGCCAACTTCCCGCAGATCGTTTGTTAAATCCGTAGGCATGGCGGTTGGGGTCGCTAGTCTCGGTGCGTTTCGTTCCACTAGCGCCGCCCAGTTGGACGCTGAGAAATCCCCGGATCAGATCCTGGCCGAGTTGAAAGCGGGGAACGATCGCTTCTCCAGCGGCAAGACGAATCTGTCGCCGCGGACTCCGGAAGACTTCGCTCGCGATGCCCAAGGCCAGGCGCCGCCGGCGATCGTGTTGGGCTGCGCCGATTCGCGGGTTCCGCCAGAGATCGTGTTCGACCAACCGGTTGGCGATCTGTTTACGCTCCGCGTCGCCGGCAATATCGTCGGGTCGGGGCCGATTCTGCTCGGCAGTATCGAGTTCGCCGTCGCCGAACTGGGCGCCAAGTTGATCGTCGTGATGGGGCACAGCTCGTGCGGCGCTTGCGCTGCGGCGATTGAGCACATCGAAAACAACGATGCGCTGCCGGGTGCGATCGAAGGCATGGTCAACTACATTCGTCCGGTTGTTCGTCAGGTGCAAGGCAAACCGGGCGACAAGTTGGTCAACGTCACCAAGCAGAACGCGATCTACAACGCTCAAAAGCTGCGCAAGCTCGGTCCGATTCTGCCTGACCTGGTGAAGAGCGGCACGGTGCAGACGGTCGCCGCCTATTACGAACTGTCGACCGGCAAGGTCGAGTTCCTCGATAGCTAGATTGATCACGATCTGCGGCGCTAGGCCGCAAGAAACAACCGCGGCGCCAGCAGTCGATGCTGGCGCCGTTTGCATTTCTTGCAGTTCGTCGCTGCCGGCTTAACGACCAGCGGCGCACGAACCGAATTCTAAAATCCGACACTGCAGGCCTTTGCTAGCAAGTTGCTGTAGGGCCGCTTCCGCGTCGTTACGCGAGTTGTAAACGTCGTGGCGATGCCAAAACATCTCTTTGGTGTCGAAATATTGAACGCGAAAATGTCGAGCATCGCCGCCAGGGACACTGACGCCAATCGTCGACTCTTGCCATTGAAGGCTCATAATAATCTCGCTCCGAAGTCCCCAAACTTACTGCGATGTTATTTTCATCGAGTTCGGATGTAGTATCCGTTAAGTCAAAATGGGACAAGAGCGGTATTTCGTAGGTTCGCGCAATTGCCAGAAGCGGCTTGGATTTCCTGCAGCGTGATTTCCTGCAGAGTGGTCCCAGCCTACCAGCCAAGGACCATGTTCGATTCGATCGCCTTGCGGGCCTTATCCAGATCGACGCCGGTTTCGTTCATGTACAAACGAATCGCGTGGACCTTATCTCCCTCCGCCTTCGACAGGCAGTCGCGGGCGACCAGGCAAGGGTCCAAGCGGTGATCGGTCAGTCCCAGGGCCGCCTTCGAGATGACCCAGCTGTTGCGAGGCCGCTTGGTCAGACGAATCACTTCGTCATTGGGATAGTTGTCGTGGACAACGACCTTGGCCTGCGTTTCGTCTTCCGCCCAGGTAATCAGAATGTGAGCGTTCGTCTCGATCTCGAACAGCGGCATGGCTGTCTCCTTTCCGCGAAAGAGCATTAACCGGGACAGAGCATCTGGAAAGTAAGATGGCGCGCCGCGAGAAGTCGGGCACTCGCATTCGTGCACCTGAACCGTACTGCTGATCTTAAGCTCTGGCCGACATCCCAGCAACGGAGTTTGGACTGCTGGCGACGCCCTGACCGCAATTTCGCCGCAAAAAGAAGGGGAATACGCGCGTTTCGTCCGCCTTGGCCGGAAAGGGCCCATGGCCAGCGGCCAGGGGGAATGTTACGGTTGACCCAGCGGCGAAATCGCCTCCGATACGTCGCCCGACTCCTTCGCAGCCGCTTTCGTCGGCAGGATGAACGCCTGGTGAAATCTCGACTTCTTTGGATCCGCACGTTGCTGGTGGCCGCGATCGTCTTCGTGGTTCTCTCGCAGTTACTTCGTCCGTCGCTCGTCGGGCAGTGGTACTGGGCGTCGGCGCTAGAGAAACTGGAAGCCGGCGAAAACGACCAGGCGATCGAACTGGGCCAGAAGGCGGTCGATTGGAGCGGCGATTCCGCCGCGATGCGAATGCGGATGGCGGAGTTGCTCTACCGCGTCGAGCGCAACGAAGAGGCGCTCGCGTTGCTCGAACCGGCGGAGGAGAGCGAAGAAGAGGACGTAACGCTACTGCCGATGAAAAACTTCCTCCTCTCGCGCATGGGAGAGCATGAGCGGGCGCTCGCCCTGGCTGACGACCTGATCGCGGCGGCGGACGAAGGAAAGTTCCATCGCCATCGCGCCCTCAACAATCGCGCTTACGCAACGGCGCTCGCGTTGTCGGACGACGCTGAGCTGCCGCCCGAGGCGCTAGAGCAGGCGCAGAAGGATATCGAAGAGGCGATCGGCATCTATGGCGCCGATGCGTCTTACCTGGACACCCGTGGGTATGTGAAGCATTTCGCCGGCGACAACGAAGGAGCGGTGGGCGATCTCAACGTTGCGATCGAGATCTACCAGTCGCTGATCAACCAGGTCGAAGAGGAAGAGGACGTCTGGGGGACGATGAAAGAGATGCGGCTGAAGCAAGCCCAAGGGATGATCGGGGTGCTCTATCACCATCGCGGCGAAGCGCTCAAGGCCCTGGGCCGCGAAGAGGACGCGAAACGCGACTTTGAGCAGGCCGATAAGATGGGATACAGCCGCCAGAAGGGACATTGGTAGTCCCTTCCAGCTGGTGGCCAATCTTTAGCTGCCTGTTGAAAAATGCCATCGTGGCATTTTCCAACCTCGCCAGGCTCAGAGCGTAGCTCTTCGCGGCTCGACAATCGGTTCGCCGGCGCCGTGCAGTTGCTCGAGTTCACGCACTTCCGACAGCAGCGTGTCGGCCTCGTCAACCGCTTGCGCTTCGATTTCCGGAGTGATCTCCAGGCAAGGCAGGATCCGCGTGCCGTCATGGTAGAAGTTGCAGTTGCGGCCGTTCGCTTTGGCTCGATAAAGGGCGGCGTCGGCGTGAGCCAGTAACGTGCGCGCATCGTCTTCACCACGCGCCTGGGAAAGGCCGCCGCTGATGGTGACGCCCAGCTGCGCTTCGGCACTGGTCCGCAGTCGCTCGGCGAAAATGCAGGCGCCGTAGATGTCGGTCGACGGCATCAACACCACGAACTCTTCGCCGCCGTAGCGGGTGACGATGTCGGTTTCGCGGACGCAGTTGTCGATCACGTTCGAGATCTCCACCAGCACGCGGTCGCCATGCAGGTGACCATGCTGATCGTTGACCCGTTTGAAGTGGTCGACGTCTAAGATGCAGAGCGAGAAGGTGAAGTCGTAACGACCCTTCATTGAGATCATGTTTTCCAGCGAGTCGTCCAGCGCTCGGCGGTTGCTGAGCCCGGTCAGCGGATCGGTTCGCGACTCGGTGAAGGTCATCAACAGGCTGGCTTGCTGGCGGATTTCGTCATAGGCGTTGGCGATCTGCGACGAGAGCCGCATGGTGGGGCTGAGCATTTGCTCCGCCTCTTCGCACAGGTCTTGCCAGGCCTGGGTGTCTTTGGCGTCGCCCAGTTCGTTAATCCGCTCTTTGAAGTGCAGAATGCTGTTCTGATGCGTCGTCAGGTTGCGGCGGATGTCCCGCGAGATGTCCTCCAACTGACGGATCACGGCCTGGGCTCGTTTTACTTCGCGACGCGCGCGGCTCTGTTCGGCGACAGCGGCGCTGGCGTTGCGCTTCCCAAGGAAGTAGCCGATCAAAGCGACAAGCGCCAATGAGACCGGGACCGGGATTCCGAGCATCCAGTTT includes:
- a CDS encoding carbonic anhydrase, with the translated sequence MAVGVASLGAFRSTSAAQLDAEKSPDQILAELKAGNDRFSSGKTNLSPRTPEDFARDAQGQAPPAIVLGCADSRVPPEIVFDQPVGDLFTLRVAGNIVGSGPILLGSIEFAVAELGAKLIVVMGHSSCGACAAAIEHIENNDALPGAIEGMVNYIRPVVRQVQGKPGDKLVNVTKQNAIYNAQKLRKLGPILPDLVKSGTVQTVAAYYELSTGKVEFLDS
- a CDS encoding tetratricopeptide repeat protein — translated: MKSRLLWIRTLLVAAIVFVVLSQLLRPSLVGQWYWASALEKLEAGENDQAIELGQKAVDWSGDSAAMRMRMAELLYRVERNEEALALLEPAEESEEEDVTLLPMKNFLLSRMGEHERALALADDLIAAADEGKFHRHRALNNRAYATALALSDDAELPPEALEQAQKDIEEAIGIYGADASYLDTRGYVKHFAGDNEGAVGDLNVAIEIYQSLINQVEEEEDVWGTMKEMRLKQAQGMIGVLYHHRGEALKALGREEDAKRDFEQADKMGYSRQKGHW
- a CDS encoding DUF6793 family protein, coding for MPLFEIETNAHILITWAEDETQAKVVVHDNYPNDEVIRLTKRPRNSWVISKAALGLTDHRLDPCLVARDCLSKAEGDKVHAIRLYMNETGVDLDKARKAIESNMVLGW
- a CDS encoding SPOR domain-containing protein, which produces MSLQWQESTIGVSVPGGDARHFRVQYFDTKEMFWHRHDVYNSRNDAEAALQQLASKGLQCRILEFGSCAAGR
- a CDS encoding GGDEF domain-containing protein, producing the protein MENWMLGIPVPVSLALVALIGYFLGKRNASAAVAEQSRARREVKRAQAVIRQLEDISRDIRRNLTTHQNSILHFKERINELGDAKDTQAWQDLCEEAEQMLSPTMRLSSQIANAYDEIRQQASLLMTFTESRTDPLTGLSNRRALDDSLENMISMKGRYDFTFSLCILDVDHFKRVNDQHGHLHGDRVLVEISNVIDNCVRETDIVTRYGGEEFVVLMPSTDIYGACIFAERLRTSAEAQLGVTISGGLSQARGEDDARTLLAHADAALYRAKANGRNCNFYHDGTRILPCLEITPEIEAQAVDEADTLLSEVRELEQLHGAGEPIVEPRRATL